From the Bacillus tuaregi genome, one window contains:
- a CDS encoding EAL domain-containing protein — MAEETEIINEISDWVIETVCSQLKEWQDQGYSLVPISVNLSAKTLMKADLVDKIQKYLTKYSIRPSLIEIEITEESIIKSEGFGLSTIQQLRDMGHAFALDDFGTGFSSIGYLKRFQVDYLKIDRSFIMDIHKSDEDLTILKSIILLSKGFGLKVVAEGVEDERQWKLIKKLNCHYIQGFLFSKPLPVEAFSKLLHLL; from the coding sequence GAAGAAACAGAAATCATAAATGAAATTAGTGATTGGGTCATCGAAACGGTCTGTAGCCAGCTAAAAGAATGGCAGGACCAAGGATACTCCTTAGTACCGATATCAGTCAATCTGTCTGCCAAAACATTAATGAAGGCCGACCTGGTTGATAAGATTCAAAAGTATTTAACAAAGTATTCTATTAGACCTAGTCTTATTGAAATTGAGATTACAGAGGAGTCAATCATAAAAAGTGAAGGATTTGGATTATCCACGATTCAACAATTAAGAGATATGGGACATGCTTTTGCATTGGATGATTTTGGGACGGGATTTTCATCCATTGGTTATTTGAAAAGATTTCAAGTGGATTATCTCAAAATTGACCGATCATTTATTATGGATATCCACAAGTCTGATGAAGATTTAACGATTTTGAAATCGATTATTTTATTGTCCAAAGGTTTTGGATTGAAGGTTGTCGCGGAAGGTGTTGAAGACGAAAGACAGTGGAAATTAATCAAGAAGTTAAACTGTCATTATATACAGGGGTTTTTATTTAGCAAACCTCTGCCAGTGGAGGCGTTTTCAAAACTGCTGCATTTATTATAA